In the Thermodesulfobacteriota bacterium genome, one interval contains:
- a CDS encoding BrnA antitoxin family protein: protein MRDHYDFSKMKGLKNPYIKYLKQPVTMRLDRDTVSYFKSMSEESGIPYQNLINLYLRDCAVNHRKLHMKWQTENGEQQV from the coding sequence ATGAGAGACCATTACGATTTTTCCAAAATGAAGGGACTTAAAAATCCCTATATAAAATATTTAAAACAACCGGTTACTATGCGGCTCGACCGTGACACTGTTTCATATTTCAAGTCTATGTCGGAAGAATCGGGTATTCCTTACCAAAACTTAATAAACCTTTATCTTCGTGATTGTGCCGTTAATCACCGAAAACTGCACATGAAATGGCAGACTGAAAATGGGGAGCAACAGGTTTGA
- a CDS encoding BrnT family toxin, with product MTELQFEWDKRKEKANIKKHGISFDEARTVFYDENAIQFFDPDHSNDEDRFILLGISFRLRVLVVCHCFRESNTVIRIISARKADGDEENEYWRHRR from the coding sequence ATGACTGAGCTACAGTTTGAATGGGATAAACGGAAGGAAAAGGCTAACATAAAAAAACATGGCATTTCTTTCGATGAAGCTCGCACAGTTTTTTACGATGAAAATGCGATTCAATTTTTTGACCCTGACCATTCCAATGATGAAGACCGTTTCATACTGCTTGGAATAAGTTTTAGACTTAGGGTTCTCGTCGTCTGTCATTGTTTTCGGGAAAGCAACACGGTTATTAGAATTATTTCTGCAAGAAAAGCAGATGGCGATGAAGAAAATGAATACTGGAGGCATAGAAGATGA